A window from Streptomyces sp. NBC_00335 encodes these proteins:
- a CDS encoding carbohydrate-binding protein, whose translation MLKRHARAACTALAAAGLLLAATGAVATAAPADSADTTRPQKSASATLRTADAPSELLSAMQRDLGLTPTQAKARLAHEAEAGATAARLRSRLGPAFAGAWLDGADAGTLTVATTRAADTAAIRATGARAQLVGRSLADLDTAKAALDRAATAGTPVRYVDPRGNTLVVEETRPGAAAALLAATGTDAALVTVVRTAEAPRPLYDLRGGDAYYMNGSGRCSVGFPITKGTVNGFATAGHCGRPGTTTSGFNQVAQGSFQASVFPGNDMAWVAANANWSSTPYVKGSGGANVQVTGSVLQPVGASVCRSGSTTGWHCGTIQQHNTSVTYPEGTISGVTRTTVCAEPGDSGGSYISGSQAQGVTSGGSGNCSSGGTTFFQPLNPILSSYGLTLKVSGTDPGPGPGDPEPGGTWKAGSVYAAGATVTYGGASYRCIQGHQAQTGWEPPVVPALWQRL comes from the coding sequence ATGCTCAAGCGACACGCCCGCGCGGCGTGTACCGCCCTGGCCGCCGCCGGGCTGCTGCTGGCCGCCACCGGCGCCGTTGCCACCGCCGCCCCCGCGGACTCCGCCGACACCACCCGCCCGCAGAAGTCGGCCTCCGCCACCCTGCGCACCGCCGACGCTCCTTCCGAGCTCCTCTCCGCCATGCAGCGCGACCTCGGCCTGACCCCCACACAGGCCAAGGCCCGCCTGGCCCACGAGGCGGAAGCGGGAGCCACCGCCGCCAGGCTCCGGTCCCGGCTCGGGCCGGCCTTCGCCGGAGCCTGGCTGGACGGCGCAGACGCGGGGACCCTGACCGTGGCCACCACCCGTGCCGCCGACACCGCCGCGATACGGGCCACCGGGGCCCGGGCGCAGCTGGTCGGGCGCTCCCTGGCCGACCTGGACACCGCGAAGGCCGCACTGGACCGGGCCGCCACCGCCGGGACCCCGGTCCGCTACGTCGACCCGCGCGGCAACACCCTGGTCGTCGAGGAGACCCGGCCCGGGGCCGCGGCCGCCCTGCTGGCGGCCACCGGGACCGACGCGGCCCTGGTCACGGTGGTCCGTACCGCCGAGGCCCCGCGCCCGCTGTACGACCTGCGCGGCGGGGACGCGTACTACATGAACGGCAGTGGCCGCTGCTCCGTGGGCTTCCCGATCACCAAGGGAACGGTGAACGGCTTCGCCACCGCCGGGCACTGCGGGCGGCCCGGGACCACCACCAGCGGCTTCAACCAGGTCGCCCAGGGCTCCTTCCAGGCCTCCGTCTTCCCCGGCAACGACATGGCCTGGGTGGCGGCGAACGCCAACTGGTCCTCCACCCCCTACGTCAAGGGCAGCGGCGGGGCTAACGTGCAGGTCACCGGCTCAGTGCTGCAACCCGTCGGGGCATCGGTATGCCGATCCGGATCGACCACCGGCTGGCACTGCGGCACCATCCAGCAGCACAACACCAGCGTCACGTACCCCGAAGGCACCATCTCCGGCGTCACCCGTACGACGGTCTGCGCCGAGCCCGGTGATTCCGGCGGCTCGTACATCTCCGGCAGCCAGGCCCAGGGCGTGACCTCGGGCGGTTCGGGCAACTGCTCCAGCGGCGGGACCACCTTCTTCCAGCCGCTGAACCCGATCCTGTCCTCCTACGGCCTGACCCTCAAGGTCTCCGGAACCGACCCGGGCCCCGGCCCGGGCGACCCCGAACCCGGCGGCACCTGGAAGGCCGGCTCCGTCTACGCGGCCGGCGCCACCGTCACCTACGGCGGCGCGAGCTACCGCTGCATCCAGGGCCACCAGGCCCAGACGGGCTGGGAGCCGCCCGTGGTCCCGGCCCTCTGGCAGCGGCTGTAG
- a CDS encoding LysR family transcriptional regulator translates to MDLELRHLKIVRAVADAGSLTRAATVLGLTQPALSTQLKRIERALDGPLFVRGRAGVRATALGELVLERARVVLPAVCELQEEAVRFARQGTVGYRLGGTHGPLLGGLVDRIVRQEPGVPVTTSTSWSEREVAGGVAAGRLDFALVGVCGESAPPEPGRLAWREVARDPVHVMLAEDHPLARRPWIELAELAAEAWTDVPGDGCFGDCFAAACVRAGFTPACVYETDTASCVHLVQVGRAVGLCRATFPVTPGLVTRPLAGSPLVWRHLLGWHPEARAAARAAAVLEHARDAHTEALARSSAAAVTAALAERA, encoded by the coding sequence ATGGATCTGGAGTTGAGGCACCTCAAGATCGTCAGAGCCGTCGCCGACGCCGGCAGCCTGACCCGCGCGGCCACCGTGCTGGGGCTCACTCAGCCCGCTCTGAGCACCCAGCTCAAGCGGATCGAGCGGGCGCTGGACGGACCGCTCTTCGTCCGGGGGCGGGCCGGCGTACGAGCCACCGCGCTCGGGGAGCTGGTGCTGGAGCGGGCCCGCGTGGTGCTGCCGGCCGTGTGCGAGCTCCAGGAGGAGGCGGTGCGCTTCGCCCGGCAGGGCACGGTCGGCTACCGGCTCGGCGGGACGCACGGGCCACTGCTGGGCGGACTCGTGGACCGCATCGTGCGGCAGGAGCCCGGTGTGCCGGTGACCACCTCCACCTCGTGGTCGGAACGGGAGGTCGCCGGGGGCGTGGCCGCCGGCAGGCTGGACTTCGCCCTGGTGGGGGTGTGCGGGGAGAGCGCCCCGCCGGAGCCGGGGCGGCTCGCGTGGAGGGAGGTGGCACGGGACCCGGTGCACGTGATGCTGGCCGAGGACCACCCGCTGGCGCGGCGGCCGTGGATCGAGCTGGCGGAACTGGCCGCCGAGGCCTGGACCGACGTACCGGGCGACGGGTGCTTCGGGGACTGCTTCGCGGCGGCGTGCGTGCGCGCCGGGTTCACCCCGGCCTGCGTGTACGAGACGGACACGGCTTCGTGCGTGCACCTCGTCCAGGTCGGGCGGGCCGTCGGGCTGTGCCGGGCGACCTTCCCGGTGACCCCCGGGCTGGTGACCCGGCCGCTCGCCGGGAGCCCGCTGGTGTGGCGGCACCTGCTCGGCTGGCATCCGGAGGCGCGGGCGGCCGCCCGCGCGGCAGCTGTGCTGGAGCACGCCCGGGACGCGCACACGGAGGCGCTGGCCCGATCGTCCGCAGCCGCGGTCACCGCGGCACTGGCGGAACGGGCGTAG
- a CDS encoding carbohydrate-binding protein, whose translation MAAGFSDWKVNRQYAENDRVVHFGKQYRCLVTHKSNSASNPATTVKMWQPYAG comes from the coding sequence ATGGCAGCAGGATTTTCGGACTGGAAAGTCAACCGGCAGTACGCGGAGAACGACCGTGTCGTTCATTTCGGCAAGCAGTACCGGTGCCTGGTGACGCACAAGTCCAATTCCGCGAGCAACCCGGCAACGACCGTCAAGATGTGGCAGCCCTACGCCGGCTGA
- a CDS encoding LacI family DNA-binding transcriptional regulator, with protein sequence MPEQSPGSRPTLEAVAARAGVSRATASRVVNGGDGVRKPLVDKVLRAVDELGYVPNHAARTLVTRRTGAVAVVISEPEVRIFSDPFFSQQIRGISKELTAHDTQLVLLLAEGPGDFDRITRYLSGGHVDGALAFSLHTDDPLPAITRRAGIPTVFGGRPGWTSAPGERAVPYVDADNRGGARVAVQYLRDLGRERIAHIGGPPDQTSAMDRLDGYRDVLLDTDPTLVAEGAFTVESGARAMAELLERRPDLDAVFVANDLMASGALRVLRERGIAVPAQVAVVGFDDMDPVAKETDPPLTTINQDIEGQGRLMARLLLRSLDRTANGTAPDSVITPTMLVRRASA encoded by the coding sequence TTGCCCGAGCAGTCCCCCGGGTCCCGCCCCACCCTGGAAGCCGTCGCGGCGCGTGCGGGGGTCTCCCGGGCCACCGCCTCGCGGGTCGTCAACGGGGGCGACGGGGTCCGCAAGCCGCTGGTCGACAAGGTGCTCCGGGCGGTCGACGAGCTCGGCTACGTCCCCAATCACGCGGCCCGGACCCTGGTGACGCGGCGGACGGGCGCGGTGGCCGTCGTCATCTCGGAGCCGGAGGTACGGATCTTCTCGGACCCCTTCTTCTCCCAGCAGATCCGGGGCATCAGCAAGGAACTGACCGCCCACGACACCCAGCTCGTGCTGCTGCTGGCCGAGGGACCGGGGGACTTCGACCGGATCACCCGGTACCTGTCCGGCGGGCACGTGGACGGCGCGCTCGCCTTCTCCCTGCACACGGACGACCCGCTGCCCGCGATCACCCGGCGAGCGGGGATTCCCACCGTGTTCGGGGGCCGGCCCGGCTGGACCTCCGCACCCGGCGAACGGGCCGTCCCGTACGTCGACGCCGACAACCGGGGCGGGGCCCGGGTCGCCGTGCAGTACCTGCGGGACCTCGGGCGGGAGCGGATCGCGCACATCGGCGGGCCGCCCGACCAGACCTCGGCGATGGACCGCCTCGACGGCTACCGCGACGTACTGCTGGACACGGATCCGACGCTCGTCGCCGAGGGCGCCTTCACCGTGGAGAGCGGGGCGCGGGCGATGGCGGAGCTGCTGGAACGGCGGCCCGACCTGGACGCGGTGTTCGTCGCGAACGACCTGATGGCGTCGGGGGCGCTACGGGTCCTGCGGGAGCGCGGGATCGCGGTGCCGGCGCAGGTGGCGGTCGTCGGGTTCGACGACATGGACCCGGTGGCCAAGGAGACCGACCCGCCGCTGACCACCATCAACCAGGACATCGAGGGCCAGGGCCGGCTGATGGCGCGGCTGCTGCTGCGCAGCCTCGACCGTACGGCGAACGGCACGGCGCCGGACTCGGTGATCACCCCGACCATGCTGGTCCGGCGGGCCTCGGCCTGA
- a CDS encoding glycosyl hydrolase: protein MAVALAAVGLGPAASPAVAATIPAGSGSYTDTRPAGTSGPTTNTGAPVTPKLTAAARDKPVPTNDWWTSLAYQRYGDNPYSTPMYGHPLTYQAKASGLEVGYPTAPAIVGDGRQYEYAHKADLTVGLTGLNSPDTKADAWSDWTVTPYWADGSRTFRATIGHGMPFVYARGSGGDARITTASTPTVFADNGNVLGITVAGHHYALFAPTGADWNVSGTTITAGLAGKDYFSLAVLPSTDALATYRKYAFSFVTGSQVAWQSAAGDVRATYTLTTEAKEGTERGTLQALYRHQWLHTTDALTPYTYVSPRGTMKVRESASFTTSQKNSGVLPALPASSGVDRARLTGYLNEVANASDPFSGASDTYWTGKALGRLAQLVPVADQIGQTATRDKLLGLMKGRLQEWFTAGGASGFSYDKDWKTLTGYPASYGSDTELNDHHFHYSYYVYAAAIIAQYDPAWAADSAWGAMIKHLIRDTANPSRTDSAYPFLRGFDVYAGHSWASGHQGFAAGNNQESSSESVNLSAGLVLWGAATGDTSLRDLGSYLLTTESEAITQYWFDASEQVFPATYKYGTVGMVWGSGAAYSTWWTANPEEIHGINVLPVTGGSLHLAREKAAIKRNIAEMERENGGPAQEWRDLLWEFEALTDPSSAKAKWDAVNGNYTPEQGESKAHTYHWINTLDALGAPDMTVSADLPTSAVFTKNGTRTYAAHNHGSTARTVTFSDGKTLSVPARSTATGTGAGGGDPDPEEPGPSTGNTFRLKTGGVLTTATTDPAGVDTLASADGVNRDGTPYRPNVYEVKQVNGKVAAGAATAFRLRVDAGTKVGLAPQVRVSYDLTGDGTFDRTETFRYFATDPVAGWEEYTQAVGAQAVTGSLGELKNGTVRLEIWNALGNGTSQVQTGTDAAVLRIPYA, encoded by the coding sequence ATGGCCGTCGCGCTGGCCGCCGTCGGCCTGGGCCCCGCCGCCTCCCCCGCGGTCGCCGCCACCATCCCCGCGGGTTCCGGCAGTTACACCGACACCCGACCGGCCGGCACGTCCGGACCCACGACGAACACCGGCGCCCCCGTCACCCCCAAGCTCACCGCCGCCGCCCGGGACAAGCCCGTCCCGACCAACGACTGGTGGACCTCGCTCGCCTATCAGCGCTACGGCGACAACCCGTACTCCACCCCCATGTACGGTCACCCCCTCACGTACCAGGCCAAGGCCTCCGGCCTGGAGGTCGGCTACCCGACCGCGCCCGCGATCGTCGGTGACGGCCGGCAGTACGAGTACGCCCACAAGGCCGACCTCACCGTCGGGCTCACCGGCCTGAACTCTCCCGACACCAAGGCCGACGCCTGGTCGGACTGGACGGTCACCCCGTACTGGGCGGACGGCTCCCGCACCTTCCGGGCCACCATCGGCCACGGCATGCCGTTCGTGTACGCCAGGGGCTCCGGCGGCGACGCCCGCATCACGACCGCCTCCACGCCCACCGTCTTCGCGGACAACGGCAACGTCCTCGGCATCACCGTCGCCGGTCACCACTACGCGCTCTTCGCCCCGACCGGCGCCGACTGGAACGTCTCCGGCACCACGATCACCGCCGGACTCGCGGGCAAGGACTACTTCTCGCTCGCCGTCCTGCCCTCCACGGACGCGCTCGCGACCTACCGCAAGTACGCGTTCAGCTTCGTCACCGGCTCCCAGGTGGCCTGGCAGAGCGCCGCCGGCGACGTCCGGGCGACCTACACCCTGACCACGGAGGCCAAGGAGGGCACCGAGCGCGGCACGCTCCAGGCCCTCTACCGCCACCAGTGGCTGCACACCACCGACGCGCTCACCCCGTACACGTACGTCTCTCCGCGCGGCACCATGAAGGTGCGCGAGTCCGCGTCCTTCACCACCAGCCAGAAGAACAGCGGCGTGCTGCCCGCTCTGCCCGCCTCCAGCGGCGTCGACCGGGCCCGGCTGACCGGCTACCTGAACGAGGTTGCCAACGCCTCCGACCCGTTCTCCGGGGCCTCCGACACCTACTGGACCGGCAAGGCGCTCGGCCGACTCGCCCAACTGGTGCCCGTGGCCGACCAGATCGGCCAGACCGCGACCCGCGACAAGCTCCTCGGCCTGATGAAGGGCCGGCTCCAGGAGTGGTTCACGGCGGGCGGGGCGAGCGGGTTCAGCTACGACAAGGACTGGAAGACCCTCACCGGCTACCCGGCCTCGTACGGCAGTGACACCGAACTCAACGACCACCACTTCCACTACAGCTACTACGTCTACGCGGCGGCGATCATCGCCCAGTACGACCCGGCCTGGGCGGCCGACTCGGCCTGGGGCGCGATGATCAAGCACCTGATCCGCGACACCGCCAACCCGAGCCGCACCGACTCGGCGTACCCCTTCCTGCGCGGCTTCGACGTCTACGCGGGCCACAGCTGGGCCTCCGGCCACCAGGGCTTCGCGGCGGGCAACAACCAGGAGTCCTCGTCGGAGTCCGTCAACCTCAGCGCCGGTCTCGTGCTCTGGGGAGCGGCGACGGGCGACACCTCGCTCCGCGACCTCGGCAGCTACCTGCTGACGACGGAGTCCGAGGCGATCACCCAGTACTGGTTCGACGCGAGCGAGCAGGTCTTCCCCGCCACGTACAAGTACGGCACGGTCGGCATGGTCTGGGGCAGCGGCGCCGCGTACTCCACCTGGTGGACCGCCAACCCGGAGGAGATCCACGGCATCAACGTGCTTCCCGTGACCGGAGGTTCACTCCACCTGGCTCGCGAGAAGGCCGCCATCAAGCGGAACATCGCCGAGATGGAGCGCGAGAACGGCGGCCCGGCCCAGGAGTGGCGCGACCTGCTCTGGGAGTTCGAGGCACTGACCGATCCTTCCTCGGCGAAGGCCAAGTGGGACGCAGTGAACGGCAATTACACCCCCGAGCAGGGTGAGTCCAAGGCGCACACCTACCACTGGATCAACACCCTCGACGCGCTCGGCGCGCCGGACATGACGGTCAGCGCCGACCTGCCCACCTCGGCCGTCTTCACCAAGAACGGAACCCGCACCTACGCCGCACACAACCACGGCTCCACCGCCCGTACGGTGACCTTCTCGGACGGCAAGACCCTGTCCGTACCGGCCCGTTCGACGGCCACGGGCACCGGTGCCGGTGGTGGAGACCCCGACCCGGAGGAGCCGGGCCCGTCCACCGGCAACACCTTCCGGCTCAAGACCGGCGGCGTCCTGACCACCGCCACCACAGACCCGGCCGGCGTGGACACCCTGGCCTCGGCCGACGGCGTGAACCGGGACGGCACCCCGTACCGGCCGAACGTCTACGAGGTGAAGCAGGTCAACGGCAAGGTCGCCGCCGGGGCCGCCACCGCGTTCCGCCTCCGGGTGGACGCGGGCACCAAGGTGGGGCTCGCCCCGCAGGTCCGCGTCAGCTACGACCTGACCGGTGACGGCACCTTCGACCGCACCGAGACCTTCCGCTACTTCGCGACCGACCCGGTCGCGGGCTGGGAGGAGTACACGCAGGCGGTCGGCGCGCAGGCCGTCACCGGCAGCCTGGGCGAACTCAAGAACGGCACCGTCCGCCTGGAGATCTGGAACGCGCTGGGCAATGGCACCTCGCAGGTGCAGACGGGCACGGACGCGGCGGTGCTGAGGATCCCGTACGCGTAG
- a CDS encoding ABC transporter substrate-binding protein, which produces MPIARAAKRATARLGAVVLTGALLAACGSSASPDSSDGAGAQVTLTVDLFGSFGFKEAGLYEEYQKLHPNVTIKQSDTQDEADYWKSLQTRLAGGGGLADVQGVEVGRIASVTQQQSDKFQDLKEFGADKLKGQFAEAKWSAATTKDGKVLGLGTDVGPEAMCYRTDLFQQAGLPTDREELAKKWSTWDGYLELGKEYKKKAPAQSAWLDSIGSLYGIMIGQEKERYYDASGKLIYETNPAVKAAWDTSVKAAEAGLSAKLDQWSPQWNQAFAAGSFATIPCPAWMLGYVKGQAGDGGKGKWDVAKLPGGAGNWGGSYLSIPRAAKHKEQAYQLIEWLTAPEQQAKVFQKQGNFPSSTGAIAQIADAKDPYFSGAPIGRIFGDAAKASPVQVLGVHDQNVMQQLTNALSEVERKGVSSDTAWETAKKGVANVIG; this is translated from the coding sequence ATGCCCATCGCCCGAGCCGCCAAGAGAGCCACAGCCCGCCTCGGCGCTGTGGTCCTCACAGGGGCCCTCCTCGCCGCCTGTGGATCCAGCGCCTCGCCGGACTCCTCCGACGGCGCGGGCGCACAGGTCACCCTCACGGTCGACCTCTTCGGGTCCTTCGGCTTCAAGGAGGCCGGGCTCTACGAGGAGTACCAGAAGCTCCACCCCAACGTGACGATCAAGCAGAGCGACACCCAGGACGAGGCCGACTACTGGAAGTCGCTCCAGACCCGCCTCGCGGGCGGCGGCGGTCTCGCGGACGTGCAGGGCGTCGAGGTGGGCCGGATCGCGTCGGTCACCCAGCAGCAGTCCGACAAGTTCCAGGACCTCAAGGAGTTCGGGGCCGACAAGCTCAAGGGCCAGTTCGCCGAGGCCAAGTGGTCCGCGGCGACCACGAAGGACGGCAAGGTCCTCGGTCTCGGCACGGACGTGGGCCCCGAGGCCATGTGCTACCGCACCGACCTCTTCCAGCAGGCCGGTCTGCCCACCGACCGCGAGGAGCTCGCGAAGAAGTGGTCCACGTGGGACGGCTACCTGGAGCTGGGCAAGGAGTACAAGAAGAAGGCGCCCGCCCAGAGCGCCTGGCTGGACAGCATCGGCTCCCTCTACGGGATCATGATCGGCCAGGAGAAGGAGCGGTACTACGACGCCTCCGGCAAGTTGATCTACGAGACGAACCCGGCGGTCAAGGCGGCCTGGGACACCTCCGTGAAGGCGGCCGAGGCCGGCCTGAGCGCCAAGCTCGACCAGTGGTCGCCGCAGTGGAACCAGGCCTTCGCCGCCGGTTCGTTCGCCACGATCCCGTGCCCGGCCTGGATGCTCGGCTACGTGAAGGGCCAGGCCGGTGACGGGGGCAAGGGCAAGTGGGACGTCGCCAAGCTGCCCGGCGGTGCGGGCAACTGGGGCGGCTCGTACCTCTCGATCCCGCGTGCGGCCAAGCACAAGGAGCAGGCGTACCAGCTGATCGAGTGGCTCACCGCGCCCGAGCAGCAGGCGAAGGTCTTCCAGAAGCAGGGCAACTTCCCCTCCTCGACGGGAGCGATCGCGCAGATCGCTGATGCCAAGGACCCGTACTTCTCGGGCGCCCCGATCGGCCGGATCTTCGGTGACGCGGCCAAGGCCTCCCCGGTCCAGGTGCTGGGCGTGCACGACCAGAACGTGATGCAGCAGCTGACGAACGCGCTGAGCGAGGTCGAGCGCAAGGGAGTCTCCTCTGACACGGCGTGGGAGACGGCGAAGAAGGGCGTGGCGAACGTGATCGGCTGA
- a CDS encoding carbohydrate ABC transporter permease, with the protein MFPTSTAKAGPRPAGTGSGPGSGPASGSGPGTGPDGGPAAVPRLRRAWRKASPYAYIAPFFTLFLAFGLFPLLYTAFVSLYRVELQTSGEMEWRGIGNYTALFTDEYFWISLRNTFTIGVLSTVPQLAMALGLAHLLNYKLRGRTFIRTAVLLPYATSVAAATLVFAQLFGRDFGLINYVIGLIGLDPVDWQTGTVASQIAVSTIVIWRWTGYNALIYLAGMQSIPHELYEAAGIDGASRWRQFIHVTLPGLRPTIVFTVIISTIGATQLFGEPLLFEGSISGGISHQYQTLGLYMYEQGWGFFHLGRAAAIAWVMFVLIVVLVGVNALIARRRARKEAGR; encoded by the coding sequence GTGTTCCCCACTTCCACCGCGAAGGCCGGACCCCGCCCGGCCGGCACCGGTTCCGGCCCCGGATCTGGCCCCGCATCCGGCTCCGGCCCCGGTACCGGCCCGGACGGCGGCCCGGCTGCCGTTCCCCGCCTCCGGCGCGCCTGGCGCAAGGCCTCCCCGTACGCCTACATCGCCCCCTTCTTCACCCTGTTCCTGGCCTTCGGCCTCTTCCCGCTCCTCTACACGGCCTTCGTCTCCCTCTACCGCGTCGAGCTCCAGACGAGCGGCGAGATGGAGTGGCGGGGCATCGGCAACTACACCGCGCTCTTCACCGACGAGTACTTCTGGATCTCGCTGCGCAACACGTTCACCATCGGCGTGCTGTCCACCGTGCCGCAGCTCGCGATGGCGCTGGGCCTGGCCCACTTGCTCAACTACAAGCTGCGCGGCCGGACGTTCATCAGGACCGCCGTCCTGCTCCCCTACGCAACGTCCGTCGCCGCCGCCACGCTCGTCTTCGCGCAGCTCTTCGGCCGCGACTTCGGGCTGATCAACTACGTGATCGGGCTCATCGGTCTCGACCCGGTGGACTGGCAGACGGGCACGGTCGCCTCGCAGATCGCCGTATCGACGATCGTGATCTGGCGCTGGACCGGCTACAACGCGCTGATCTACCTGGCGGGCATGCAGTCGATCCCGCACGAGCTGTACGAGGCCGCGGGGATCGACGGGGCTTCGCGCTGGCGGCAGTTCATCCACGTGACCCTTCCGGGGCTGCGGCCGACCATCGTCTTCACGGTGATCATCTCCACGATCGGCGCGACCCAGCTCTTCGGTGAGCCGCTGCTGTTCGAGGGGTCGATCTCCGGCGGCATCTCGCACCAGTACCAGACCCTCGGCCTGTACATGTACGAGCAGGGCTGGGGCTTCTTCCACCTGGGGCGGGCCGCGGCCATCGCCTGGGTGATGTTCGTCCTGATCGTGGTGCTCGTCGGGGTCAATGCCCTGATCGCGCGCCGCCGTGCACGCAAGGAGGCCGGCCGATGA
- a CDS encoding carbohydrate ABC transporter permease: MTALAPPPTAPEKPRPPRERPGRRLRLRKGGGAGRTMTGGWIAYLVLGFALLISAFPFYWTIVAASRSNADLAQVPPSLLPGPNLMKNFEAVLEEADIGKALLNSLIVSGAITVGTVLSCTLAGFAFAKLKFRGRSALLTLTIGTMMIPPQLGVIPLFMLIAELQWVNQLQAVILPGLVSAFGVFFMRQYLIQSLPDELIEAARVDGASTARIFWSIVIPIARPGMAVLGMLTFMTAWNDFFWPVIALSSQEPTVQVALRQLGGGYVNDQSVIMAGTLLGTLPVLLVFGLLGRQIVGGIMQGAVKG, encoded by the coding sequence ATGACCGCGCTCGCCCCACCGCCGACCGCGCCCGAGAAGCCCCGCCCTCCGCGGGAGCGGCCCGGCAGGCGCCTCCGGCTCCGCAAGGGCGGCGGGGCAGGGAGGACGATGACGGGCGGCTGGATCGCCTACCTCGTCCTCGGCTTCGCGCTGCTGATCTCGGCGTTCCCCTTCTACTGGACGATCGTCGCGGCGAGCCGGTCCAACGCGGACCTGGCGCAGGTGCCACCGAGCCTGCTGCCCGGCCCGAACCTGATGAAGAACTTCGAGGCGGTCCTCGAAGAGGCCGACATCGGCAAGGCCCTGCTGAACTCGCTGATCGTCTCCGGGGCCATCACCGTGGGCACGGTCCTGTCCTGCACGCTGGCCGGCTTCGCCTTCGCCAAGCTGAAGTTCCGGGGCCGGAGCGCCCTGCTGACGTTGACGATCGGAACGATGATGATCCCGCCGCAGCTCGGCGTGATCCCGCTGTTCATGCTGATCGCCGAACTCCAGTGGGTGAACCAGCTCCAGGCGGTGATCCTGCCGGGTCTGGTGTCGGCGTTCGGGGTGTTCTTCATGCGCCAGTACCTGATCCAGTCGTTGCCGGACGAGCTGATCGAGGCGGCCCGTGTGGACGGGGCCTCCACGGCCCGCATCTTCTGGTCCATCGTGATCCCGATCGCGCGGCCGGGGATGGCGGTGCTCGGGATGCTCACGTTCATGACGGCGTGGAACGACTTCTTCTGGCCGGTCATCGCGCTGTCCTCGCAGGAGCCGACCGTGCAGGTCGCCTTGCGGCAGCTGGGCGGCGGCTACGTCAACGACCAGTCGGTCATCATGGCCGGCACGCTGCTCGGCACGCTGCCGGTGCTGCTCGTCTTCGGCCTGCTGGGCCGGCAGATCGTCGGCGGCATCATGCAGGGAGCGGTGAAGGGCTGA